One genomic window of Amyelois transitella isolate CPQ chromosome 8, ilAmyTran1.1, whole genome shotgun sequence includes the following:
- the LOC106137101 gene encoding organic cation transporter protein, with the protein MTTEDGIEKIIGRFGKYQTWILFLISIGRLPTEFQLNIVVFLLPGVEYECQDSAVNITNHCPCEHPKYDQSTIVSSVVTEWNLICDRVYLASLAQSIMQIGILAGSLVFGQISDRYGRKLAVLLSLFLEAAFVAISGLVPEFWMFLVCRFLIGTAVGGTMLCGYVLFIEFCGKSFRPYVIGLHEISFIVGYFILPIIAFYVREWRTLQLVTSVPWLAVISYYWLIPESPRWLITVGKKNEAITLLKLIAKKNNKTTENIESIVEEMEKETMRESKKPASYVDLFKTPKIRFYTVITAFIWMFCSHTFFGVNQYIGRLQGNIYLNVMLSAVSLIPGLIIVVFATLHLKRKVSIVTSFSIAGLSLLVFIFIPNNIEALTLTFAIIGLIGAYTSFVQVYLFTSEVFPTIIRNTALGFASMFGRFGGFIAPFVVNLGIEWASILIFSGVAFAAASLCYLLPETKDIILLNSIEQTEGPKNAITEIKNNETNIDKTTK; encoded by the exons ATGACAACCGAAGATGGTatagaaaaaattataggCCGCTTTGGGAAGTACCAGACATGGATATTGTTTCTGATTTCAATTGGACGTTTACCAACGGAATTTCAGTTGAATATTGTAGTTTTCCTTCTACCAGGAGTTGAATACGAGTGTCAGGATAGTGCTGTGAATATAACCAATCATTGCCCGTGTGAACACCCAAAATATGACCAGAGTACTATAGTTAGTTCAGTTGTGACGGAATGGAATCTTATTTGTGACAGAGTATACCTGGCAAGTTTGGCACAATCCATAATGCAAATTGGAATATTAGCTGGTAGCCTGGTGTTTGGTCAAATCTCGGACAG ATATGGACGTAAACTTGCCGTGCTTCTGTCCCTATTTCTTGAAGCGGCATTCGTCGCAATTTCCGGTTTAGTCCCAGAATTTTGGATGTTTCTGGTCTGTCGCTTTTTAATTGGAACCGCTGTGGGAGGGACAATGTTGTGCGGCTATGTGTTATTTATAGAATTTTGTGGTAAATCATTTAGACCATACGTTATTGGACTACATGAAATATCATTTATTGTGGGATACTTTATATTACCAATCATAGCATTCTATGTAAGAGAATGGAGGACTCTTCAGTTAGTGACTTCGGTTCCCTGGCTTGCAGTCATATCTTATTATTGGCTGATACCTGAGTCTCCTCGTTGGCTGATTACTGTGGGCAAGAAAAATGAAGCCATAACGCTTCTTAAACTAATAGCTAAAAA GAATAACAAGACCACTGAAAACATCGAAAGCATCGTTGAAGAAATGGAAAAAGAAACTATGCGAGAAAGCAAAAAACCAGCTTCATATGTTGACCTATTTAAAACGCCTAAAATCAGATTTTATACTGTAATTACAGCATTCATATGGATGTTTTGTTCGCACACATTTTTTGGCGTCAACCAATACATTGGACGTTTACAAGGGAATATTTACCTGAATGTAATGCTCTCAGCAGTTAGTTTGATCCCTGGATTAATTATTGTAGTATTCGCGACATTGCACTTAAAACGTAAAGTCAGTATTGTAACCAGTTTCAGTATTGCCGGTTTGTCtttacttgtttttattttcattccaaATAACATAGAAGCACTTACACTAACTTTTGCCATAATAGGGCTTATAGGCGCTTATACTTCCTTCGTTCAAGTGTATTTGTTCACTTCCGAAGTATTCCCAACTATAATCAGAAACACTGCTTTAGGATTTGCATCCATGTTCGGCAGATTTGGTGGTTTCATAGCACCTTTTGTTGTAAACTTAGGCATAGAGTGGGCCtccattttgattttcagcGGCGTAGCCTTTGCTGCAGCTTCTCTATGTTATTTACTTCCAGAAacaaaagatataatattGCTAAACTCAATTGAACAAACTGAAGGACCGAAGAATGCTatcacagaaataaaaaacaatgaaactaACATTGACAAGACAACTAAGTAA
- the LOC106135590 gene encoding organic cation transporter protein, producing the protein MLENQNTDAENQKANDDPLTRAIGAIGKWQIWVCFVVFLVKFPVAWHQMSIIFLAPPMNFTCQVEEINTTSFDNVCHANCTHYEYDRSTFQETIVSRWDLVCDREWLKNLTQTVFMLGILVGNMVFGHLSDRYGRRVPFLAAVFLQLISGVTTSYSVNWYMFTTLRFLLAVATGGTMVTSFVLTMELIGAKYRETVGIIYQIPFNLGHLTLPLFGYFIRDWHHFQLAISLPSILFLSYYFLLPESPRWLLTAGRTDEAVKIMENAAKRNGRPTENIASSTQKMVVEVSNKQEEHASFLALFRTPRLRARTIAICFNWFVCGLCFFGVSQYIGHVSGNIFTNVAISAAIQVPGTLISIYANRALGRKITLISSNCITGISCLLIIVIPHSGASHLTLGCLGLWGMSISFATVYLYAGELFPTVVRNSGVGLSSTIARIGSMVAPFVATLSRTSPWLPPLAFGIVPLIGAGLCVILPDTRGKKLPDTLEEGEEKM; encoded by the exons A tGTTAGAGAATCAAAATACAGACGCTGAAAATCAAAAAGCGAACGATGATCCTTTAACGAGGGCCATTGGCGCTATCGGGAAATGGCAGATATGGGTGTGTTTCGTCGTATTCTTGGTGAAGTTCCCGGTGGCCTGGCACCAAATGAGCATCATATTTCTTGCACCTCCGATGAACTTCACATGCCAGGTGGAAGAAATAAACACCACCAGCTTTGACAATGTTTGCCATGCCAACTGTACACATTACGAATACGATCGAAGTACTTTCCAAGAAACGATAGTATCGCGATGGGATTTAGTATGCGACAGAGAATGGCTGAAGAATTTAACGCAAACAGTTTTCATGTTGGGCATCCTCGTCGGAAATATGGTCTTCGGTCATTTATCCGATAG GTACGGGCGACGCGTGCCTTTCCTTGCTGCTGTTTTCCTTCAACTTATATCTGGAGTTACAACATCTTATTCAGTCAACTGGTACATGTTCACAACATTGCGATTTTTGCTAGCTGTGGCTACTGGAGGCACTATGGTGACCAGTTTTGTTCTGACCATGGAGTTGATTGGGGCAAAATATAGAGAAACTGTTGGGATTATCTATCAAATACCGTTTAATTTGGGACACCTGACATTGCCGCTATTCGGATACTTCATTCGTGACTGGCATCACTTCCAGCTGGCTATATCTCTACCGTCAATTCTATTCCTGAGTTATTACTTCTTATTACCAGAATCGCCAAGATGGCTTTTGACTGCAGGAAGAACTGACGAAGCTGTaaaaattatggaaaatgCGGCTAAAAG aAACGGCAGGCCAACAGAGAatatcgcttcatccactcaGAAGATGGTAGTGGAAGTCAGCAATAAGCAAGAAGAACACGCATCTTTCTTGGCGTTGTTTCGAACACCCCGTCTGCGCGCACGCACCATCGCCATCTGCTTTAATTGGTTCGTTTGTGGCCTGTGCTTCTTCGGGGTGTCACAGTACATCGGTCATGTCTCTGGGAACATATTCACAAACGTCGCCATTTCAGCTGCTATACAG gTTCCTGGAACCCTGATTTCCATCTATGCCAATCGAGCACTTGGTCGCAAGATCACATTGATCAGCTCTAACTGCATCACTGGCATCAGCTGTCTTCTAATCATTGTAATCCCGCACTCAGGAGCAAGTCACTTAACACTTGGATGCCTTGGACTGTGGGGAATGAGTATATCTTTCGCGACTGTATATTTATACGCTGGAGAATTATTCCCAACGGTCGTAAGAAACTCAGGAGTGGGATTATCATCAACAATAGCTAGAATAGGATCTATGGTAGCTCCTTTCGTTGCAACGCTGTCACGCACAAGCCCGTGGTTACCGCCTTTAGCCTTCGGAATAGTACCTCTTATTGGTGCAGGACTTTGTGTCATACTCCCTGATACACGCGGCAAAAAGCTACCCGACACTTTAGAGGAAGGAGAggaaaaaatgtga
- the LOC106135798 gene encoding ribosome production factor 2 homolog, translating to MPVMQRIKKPTTRRGKKVLQAKEPKPVEGPKQCLFMQGRNPSERTRSLLKDIYDFKKPDAAYLTRKNDFVPFEDASLIEKLCDKKEAALFGVGSHSKKRPHNIILGRTFNYHILDMIELGAENFKPMSEFHNMKVLAGLKPCLLFNGPAWDLNQDLKRLKSVFTDFFHREKVETIRLQGLEHVLSFTATEDGMIYVRSYRISLKKSGQRTPRVELEEIGPSIDFKLRRTKLAADDLYKEACRIPKEAKPGVKKNISRDAFGSKLGRIHMGKQDIHKLQTRKMKGLKKTPEERKQMLLKKKIAKRAAKSPQTAK from the exons ATGCCTGTGATGCAAAGAATAAA GAAACCTACAACACGAAGAGGCAAAAAGGTTTTGCAAGCGAAGGAGCCGAAGCCTGTTGAAGGTCcaaaacaatgtttatttatgcaGGGGCGAAATCCCTCTGAGCGTACCAGGAGCTTGCTGAAAGACATCTATGATTTTAAGAAGCCCGATGCAGCCTATCTTACTCGCAAGAATGACTTCGTCCCCTTTGAAGATGCTTCGCTTATTGAAAA ATTATGTGACAAAAAGGAAGCTGCATTATTTGGAGTTGGTTCACACAGCAAAAAGAGGCCtcacaatataattttaggaAGGACATTCAACTACCACATCTTAGACATGATAGAACTTGGTGCCGAGAACTTCAAGCCTATGTCAGAGTTCCACAACATGAAGGTCTTGGCTGGCTTGAAGCCATGCTTACTGTTCAATGGTCCTGCCTGGGATCTAAATCAAGATTTGAAAAGACTCAAATCTGTGTTTACTGATTTCTTTCACAGAGAAAAG GTGGAAACAATAAGACTACAAGGTTTGGAGCATGTTCTTAGTTTCACGGCTACAGAAGATGGAATGATTTATGTGCGATCATACAGGATATCTTTGAAGAAAAGTGGACAACGCACTCCTAGAGTGGAGCTTGAAGAGATTG GCCCTTCAATCGACTTCAAGCTAAGAAGAACAAAACTAGCAGCTGATGATCTTTACAAAGAAGCTTGTAGAATACCAAAGGAAGCAAAGCCGGGTGTCAAGAAGAACATTTCGCGAGATGCTTTTGGTTCAAAATTGGGTCGTATTCACATGGGCAAGCAAGACATTCACAAATTGCAAACCAGAAAGATGAAGGGATTGAAGAAAACTCCAGAGGAAAGAAAGCAGATGctactgaaaaagaaaatagcaaAGAGAGCGGCAAAGTCTCCACAAActgcaaaataa